One stretch of Brevibacillus laterosporus DNA includes these proteins:
- a CDS encoding 3-oxoacid CoA-transferase subunit B has protein sequence MGMGEVVKESTTESYRERIARRAAMEVKSGMLINLGIGIPTLVADFIPKEKNVLFHAENGIVGTGPSPLFGEENPNLCNAGGFPVTLMPGASFFDSATAFAIIRRGLLDMTILGVLEVSQGGDIANWIVPGKRVPGMGGAMELAQKAKKVLVLTTHLDKNGRSKIVRECKLPLTAQASADMIITDMAVMEVKPDGLHLLEVMHPYTIADVIGATEAELLFSGEVTTFI, from the coding sequence ATGGGCATGGGAGAAGTAGTAAAAGAGAGCACGACAGAGAGTTATCGGGAAAGAATCGCTAGACGTGCTGCTATGGAAGTAAAAAGCGGTATGCTAATTAACTTAGGGATCGGTATTCCTACGCTTGTGGCTGATTTTATCCCGAAAGAAAAAAATGTTTTATTTCACGCTGAGAATGGCATCGTAGGTACAGGTCCTAGTCCTCTGTTTGGAGAAGAAAACCCTAATCTGTGTAACGCAGGGGGCTTTCCCGTTACTTTGATGCCCGGAGCTTCCTTTTTTGATAGCGCCACGGCTTTTGCTATCATTCGCAGAGGCCTATTAGACATGACGATTCTTGGGGTATTGGAGGTAAGTCAGGGCGGGGATATTGCTAATTGGATCGTTCCAGGTAAGCGGGTTCCAGGCATGGGCGGAGCGATGGAACTAGCGCAAAAGGCAAAGAAAGTTTTAGTTCTTACCACTCATTTGGACAAAAATGGTCGTTCTAAAATTGTCCGAGAGTGTAAATTGCCTCTGACCGCTCAAGCGAGTGCGGATATGATTATCACTGATATGGCGGTTATGGAAGTGAAACCAGATGGCTTACATTTATTGGAGGTTATGCATCCCTACACGATAGCAGATGTCATTGGTGCTACCGAAGCAGAGCTGTTGTTTAGCGGAGAAGTAACAACTTTTATCTAA
- a CDS encoding glycosyltransferase codes for MVDLKDIIEGLFIGFTTTMGLVSIYQTAISVGGGILLHKKKPVTHNPEKTFAVLIAAHNESAVVAPLIENLKKMDYPREMYDIFVICDNCTDNTAEIARKHGAYACERFDTSKRGKGYGIEWMLENLWSREKQYDAVVMFDADNLVEKNFLTVMNDRLCKGQQVIQGYLDSKNPFDSWITLSYACTYWFTNRMWQLARHNLGLPNTLGGTGLCIESKLLKEMGWGATSLTEDLEFATRCIERGIYPCWAHDTKVFDEKPIDLKSSMKQRLRWMQGHYDVAGRYIGSVMKNGLKARRLGMLDAAFYLFQPMYVLIVTFMSILFLARLLSFSTFLPTTGFLPDWIIYATTGIFYLLPVLALYLEKVPLKAYLGLILLPIFFLTWLPIFIYAFFTKNNQEWSHTAHTRAIQIEEMQQ; via the coding sequence ATGGTTGACTTAAAAGATATAATTGAGGGGCTTTTCATCGGATTTACCACTACAATGGGGTTAGTCAGCATCTATCAAACAGCAATTTCAGTAGGCGGAGGCATTTTACTACATAAGAAAAAGCCTGTGACCCACAACCCAGAGAAAACATTTGCTGTCTTGATAGCTGCACACAATGAATCAGCAGTTGTTGCACCATTGATCGAGAATTTGAAAAAAATGGACTATCCGCGCGAGATGTATGATATTTTTGTTATCTGTGATAATTGTACAGATAACACAGCGGAGATTGCTCGGAAGCATGGCGCCTATGCTTGCGAACGATTTGACACTTCAAAGCGTGGCAAAGGCTACGGTATTGAGTGGATGCTAGAAAATTTATGGTCAAGAGAAAAGCAGTACGATGCTGTCGTAATGTTTGATGCAGATAACTTGGTAGAGAAAAACTTCCTGACTGTCATGAACGATCGTCTATGCAAAGGACAACAAGTTATCCAAGGTTACCTTGACTCCAAAAACCCGTTTGACTCTTGGATTACTCTTTCGTACGCTTGTACGTATTGGTTCACTAACCGTATGTGGCAATTGGCTCGACATAACCTTGGTTTGCCAAACACATTAGGTGGAACAGGACTTTGTATTGAAAGCAAGTTGTTAAAAGAGATGGGATGGGGAGCAACCAGCTTAACTGAAGACTTGGAATTTGCAACGAGATGTATCGAACGTGGCATCTATCCTTGCTGGGCCCATGATACGAAGGTTTTTGACGAGAAACCAATCGATCTAAAATCTTCCATGAAACAGCGGCTTCGTTGGATGCAAGGACATTATGATGTAGCTGGACGTTATATTGGTTCGGTAATGAAAAATGGTTTAAAAGCAAGAAGACTAGGTATGCTAGACGCAGCTTTCTACCTCTTTCAACCCATGTATGTATTGATCGTTACATTTATGTCGATATTGTTTTTGGCCAGATTGCTGAGTTTTAGCACGTTCCTGCCTACAACGGGCTTTTTGCCTGATTGGATAATTTATGCGACAACAGGTATTTTCTATTTGTTGCCTGTGCTAGCTCTTTATCTGGAGAAAGTCCCGCTTAAAGCTTATTTGGGACTCATCCTGCTGCCAATTTTCTTCTTGACGTGGTTGCCTATCTTTATTTACGCGTTCTTTACAAAGAACAATCAAGAGTGGAGCCATACCGCACATACACGTGCTATTCAGATTGAAGAGATGCAACAGTAA
- a CDS encoding peptidase, with protein MSVSQALSWQERIREQLGKDRENAISLLQEWVREASVQGQEAGIQQKIANYLETLGLEVDIWEMAGKELQKLEKHAYFVSPRTEFVGSPNVVGVWRGTGGGRSLILNGHVDVVPEGELNQWTQGPFSGEIVDGKLYGRGVTDMKGGNLSSLLAIQTLQKLGVRLKGDVIFQSVVEEESGGAGTLSTILRGYKADAALIPEPTNLKIFPKQQGSMWFRLFVRGRSAHGGTRYEGVSAIEKSMTVISRIQHLEQIRNQRMSDPLYAKLPIPIPINLGVIHGGKWPSSVADLVTIEGRMGVAPGEEMEAAKQEMQTALQRLTEEDEWFVDHPVELEWYGARWVPGEVEMDHPLLILLQELYPSVLGEQAVLEASPWGTDGGLLTKLADTPSIIVGPGVTQVAHYPDEYIVLDDIFTCAELFALTLLEWCELDGGMKKN; from the coding sequence ATGAGCGTAAGTCAGGCATTGTCTTGGCAAGAACGAATTCGTGAGCAATTAGGTAAGGATCGGGAGAATGCTATAAGTTTGTTGCAAGAATGGGTGCGTGAGGCCAGCGTTCAAGGCCAGGAAGCGGGTATTCAACAGAAAATAGCGAATTACTTGGAAACGCTGGGGCTTGAAGTGGACATTTGGGAGATGGCGGGTAAGGAGCTTCAGAAGCTAGAGAAACACGCTTATTTTGTTTCACCACGTACAGAATTTGTAGGAAGCCCTAATGTAGTAGGGGTATGGAGGGGGACTGGAGGAGGCCGTTCTCTTATCCTAAATGGCCATGTGGACGTTGTACCGGAAGGGGAGCTGAATCAATGGACACAAGGGCCCTTTAGCGGAGAAATTGTTGATGGGAAATTGTATGGACGAGGGGTAACTGACATGAAAGGTGGTAACTTATCGTCTCTATTAGCTATACAAACCTTGCAAAAGCTGGGGGTACGTTTAAAAGGAGATGTTATCTTCCAAAGCGTTGTAGAAGAGGAAAGTGGTGGGGCTGGGACTTTATCTACCATTTTACGTGGGTACAAAGCGGACGCTGCTTTGATACCGGAACCAACAAATTTAAAGATTTTTCCCAAGCAACAGGGCTCTATGTGGTTCCGTTTGTTTGTACGAGGGAGATCGGCACATGGCGGTACGCGTTATGAAGGGGTTAGCGCCATCGAAAAAAGCATGACAGTGATCAGTCGGATTCAGCATTTAGAACAAATTAGAAACCAACGAATGTCAGACCCTCTATACGCCAAATTGCCTATACCCATTCCAATTAATCTGGGTGTAATACATGGAGGGAAATGGCCATCGTCCGTTGCTGACTTAGTAACAATAGAAGGACGCATGGGTGTAGCGCCTGGGGAGGAGATGGAGGCGGCCAAACAGGAGATGCAAACTGCTTTACAAAGACTTACTGAAGAAGACGAATGGTTTGTTGATCATCCCGTCGAGTTGGAATGGTATGGTGCAAGATGGGTTCCAGGTGAGGTAGAAATGGATCATCCATTACTTATACTGTTGCAAGAGCTATATCCGAGCGTTTTAGGAGAGCAGGCTGTCTTAGAAGCATCACCATGGGGGACAGATGGTGGTCTATTAACCAAGCTGGCTGATACGCCTTCTATTATTGTAGGGCCAGGAGTTACCCAGGTTGCTCACTATCCAGACGAGTATATCGTGCTCGATGATATTTTTACGTGTGCCGAATTATTTGCACTAACTCTCCTAGAATGGTGTGAGCTAGATGGAGGAATGAAGAAAAACTAA
- a CDS encoding PucR family transcriptional regulator codes for MSITIREAMQLPDMVHTKLVAGESGLSRPIQWVTIVEILEDLERLQAGEFLITTGFGLEMNTDKHDQFIPSLAARGLSGVAIHTGFYLREIPALFIVQANQFGLPLIEIPTELNFSTITKAILQPIVNRQFELIRYSEQIHQRLLNVALLGEGLSAIADELAAVTQGEVVITDSLGYELIRTRSHTFSLTNGIPSEEHPNQFLSDQLSSESTPTVELTHSMEAAHFTFGTITLRKNKTSQQEWDKIALQHASTLAALACSKDREVAQAEWRLKGDFLDELLSGTFELNAESEARSRLLGYPLLTNACHLIIALSIPATASTTEYDFNMVQKLPTLLKRVAETDQPTYLSKERTTEILLLMPEGKASEIFVQKVAGKWHDLHPQHPLAIGISTPRSSFQTLSIAVQEAIYAMKCQGALLASTKIQSISHFDQLAGYQFLFPYHTQSEALQRLWKPFLATLLQYDQKHGQQLLETIHTYFEECLNGQKTAQRLFIHRHTLKYRLQQIEQKTAGSLHDASHRWQLQLAIMAYHLQQILYPDASVIQ; via the coding sequence ATGTCGATAACGATCCGTGAAGCCATGCAACTACCTGATATGGTACACACCAAACTGGTGGCCGGGGAATCTGGACTGAGTCGTCCTATTCAATGGGTAACGATCGTAGAAATTCTAGAGGATTTGGAACGTTTGCAAGCAGGGGAATTTTTAATCACCACGGGTTTTGGTCTAGAGATGAATACGGATAAACATGACCAGTTTATTCCCTCACTAGCAGCTCGAGGATTAAGTGGTGTTGCTATTCACACAGGTTTTTATTTACGTGAAATTCCAGCTCTGTTTATTGTACAAGCCAATCAGTTTGGACTTCCTTTAATCGAGATTCCCACAGAGCTTAATTTCTCTACCATCACAAAAGCCATTCTTCAGCCCATCGTGAACCGTCAATTTGAACTGATTCGCTATTCGGAGCAAATTCACCAGCGACTATTAAATGTGGCCTTGTTAGGTGAGGGTCTTTCTGCTATTGCCGATGAATTAGCCGCTGTCACCCAAGGAGAGGTTGTCATTACAGATTCATTAGGCTATGAGTTAATTCGTACACGTTCACACACATTTAGCCTCACGAATGGGATACCATCAGAGGAACATCCTAATCAATTTCTTTCTGATCAACTGTCCTCTGAATCCACTCCCACTGTCGAATTAACTCACTCTATGGAAGCTGCTCACTTTACCTTTGGCACCATCACCTTGCGCAAAAATAAAACGAGCCAGCAAGAATGGGACAAGATTGCTTTACAGCATGCCTCGACACTGGCAGCCTTAGCTTGTAGTAAGGATCGAGAGGTAGCCCAAGCGGAATGGCGACTAAAGGGTGATTTTTTAGACGAATTACTAAGTGGCACCTTTGAGCTCAATGCAGAGTCTGAGGCGCGTAGCCGTTTGCTAGGCTATCCTCTCCTTACCAATGCCTGTCATCTCATCATTGCACTATCCATACCCGCTACAGCTTCTACAACAGAGTATGATTTTAACATGGTCCAAAAGCTACCCACCTTACTGAAACGAGTAGCCGAAACAGATCAACCTACCTATCTCAGTAAAGAACGTACAACCGAAATCTTGTTATTGATGCCAGAGGGTAAGGCTAGCGAGATTTTTGTACAAAAAGTCGCTGGGAAGTGGCATGATTTGCACCCCCAGCATCCATTAGCGATCGGGATTAGTACCCCACGCTCATCTTTCCAGACCTTGTCAATAGCTGTACAAGAAGCCATTTATGCCATGAAATGCCAAGGCGCACTCCTTGCATCGACCAAAATTCAGTCTATCTCGCACTTCGATCAACTAGCTGGGTATCAGTTCCTTTTTCCCTACCACACGCAATCTGAAGCCCTCCAGAGGCTCTGGAAGCCATTTTTAGCAACATTACTCCAGTATGATCAGAAACATGGGCAACAATTGTTAGAAACCATTCACACCTATTTTGAAGAGTGTCTGAATGGGCAAAAAACGGCACAACGCCTTTTTATTCACCGACATACGCTTAAATACCGTTTGCAGCAAATTGAGCAAAAAACAGCAGGATCACTTCATGATGCCTCTCACCGCTGGCAACTGCAGCTAGCAATCATGGCTTATCATCTACAACAAATCTTGTATCCAGATGCGTCCGTTATTCAGTAG
- a CDS encoding CBS domain-containing protein, which produces MFITDCLSPLHSLTVVKPTDTIAHALEEMKKGKLLSMPVINEDGTYFGTLSKRSLFEKFEQDHADKTFTAFTQLPLADGVDQNLKPLTAEHLYEDALPIIVRYPFVPIVDEKNHFLGIIKRKDMELVLESVFGMGVKGTRMTLTRFEGKGVLREISSILTEHKSNVISCVAFDSKHSGVRRILVKFKTEDNIIDIIQELESHGFAVTSVHES; this is translated from the coding sequence ATGTTCATTACCGACTGTCTATCACCACTACATTCCCTCACAGTGGTAAAACCAACCGACACCATTGCTCATGCTCTTGAGGAAATGAAAAAAGGAAAATTGCTTAGTATGCCTGTCATTAATGAAGATGGTACTTATTTTGGGACGCTAAGCAAGCGTAGTCTGTTTGAAAAGTTTGAACAGGATCATGCTGACAAAACTTTCACCGCGTTCACTCAGCTTCCTCTTGCAGATGGTGTTGATCAAAATTTAAAGCCACTTACAGCCGAACATCTTTACGAAGACGCCCTCCCTATCATTGTGCGCTATCCATTTGTGCCGATTGTAGATGAGAAGAATCATTTTCTTGGTATTATCAAACGCAAAGATATGGAGCTAGTTCTGGAGTCCGTTTTCGGAATGGGTGTAAAAGGAACCCGTATGACCTTGACCCGCTTTGAAGGAAAAGGCGTTTTACGAGAAATCTCCAGTATTTTGACCGAACACAAATCAAATGTGATCTCCTGTGTAGCCTTTGATTCTAAACACTCTGGTGTCCGACGTATTCTAGTCAAGTTTAAAACGGAAGATAACATCATAGATATCATTCAAGAACTGGAGAGTCATGGATTTGCCGTTACCTCCGTTCATGAAAGCTAA
- a CDS encoding aspartate aminotransferase family protein — MDSKTERKSYVIKPEWGKQYPRISHGKGIYLYEESGKRYIDACSGAVTVSIGHAMDEIVDAMRQQAEKVSFAYRSHFSSEAVEELADILATWAPGNVNWSFFVSSGSEATETAQKIAIQYWQEQGRMTKNRIMSRWMSYHGITMGALSMSGHVLRRKRFVPLLADYPSISAPYPYRSQQNLDSDAYACKAANELEEAIVRTGAENVAAFIAEPIIGASGGAVVPPDGYFARIREICTKHQILFIADEVMTGVGRTGKNFGIDHWQVTPDVMTLGKGMSSGYTPMAATMVSDSIMQTIAEGSGSIMAGHTYSANPQSAAICVSVMRYMEQHQLVKKAEENGNYLLQHLNQLEQEFDIIGEARGKGLMCGLEFVKNKQTKEPFALSHQVTNRIIQRAFAKGLMIYPAIGGLDGIAGDAVLISPPLIIEQHEIDEVIYLLRQTLQEVEAEFTKEGIW; from the coding sequence ATGGATAGCAAAACAGAACGTAAAAGTTATGTAATCAAACCTGAATGGGGTAAACAATATCCACGGATCTCCCATGGTAAAGGAATTTATTTATATGAAGAGAGCGGTAAGCGATACATTGACGCCTGTTCAGGGGCTGTAACTGTAAGCATTGGGCACGCGATGGACGAGATTGTGGATGCGATGAGACAGCAGGCAGAGAAGGTGTCTTTTGCCTATAGATCCCATTTCAGCAGTGAAGCGGTGGAGGAATTGGCTGATATTCTTGCTACATGGGCGCCTGGTAATGTGAACTGGAGCTTTTTTGTCAGCAGTGGATCAGAAGCGACGGAGACAGCCCAAAAAATCGCAATTCAATATTGGCAAGAACAGGGACGTATGACTAAAAATCGAATCATGTCACGTTGGATGAGCTATCACGGTATTACGATGGGGGCCTTGTCGATGTCTGGACATGTGTTGAGACGCAAGCGCTTTGTACCATTGTTGGCAGATTATCCGAGCATATCAGCTCCATATCCGTATCGAAGTCAGCAGAATCTCGACAGTGATGCATACGCATGTAAAGCAGCGAATGAGTTAGAGGAGGCAATTGTAAGAACGGGTGCGGAGAATGTTGCGGCATTTATAGCAGAGCCGATTATTGGAGCGTCTGGAGGAGCTGTAGTACCACCAGATGGCTATTTCGCCCGCATTCGTGAAATTTGTACCAAGCATCAAATTTTATTTATAGCAGACGAAGTAATGACAGGTGTAGGTCGTACTGGTAAAAACTTTGGAATTGATCATTGGCAGGTAACTCCTGATGTGATGACGCTGGGCAAAGGAATGAGCTCAGGCTATACACCGATGGCTGCGACGATGGTGAGTGATTCAATTATGCAGACTATTGCAGAAGGCTCCGGTTCCATAATGGCAGGTCATACGTACAGTGCTAACCCACAGTCAGCAGCTATATGCGTGTCTGTAATGCGTTATATGGAACAGCATCAGCTAGTGAAAAAAGCTGAGGAGAACGGAAATTATCTATTACAACACTTAAACCAGCTGGAACAAGAGTTTGACATTATTGGTGAGGCTCGTGGTAAAGGCTTAATGTGCGGACTAGAGTTTGTGAAGAACAAGCAGACTAAAGAACCATTTGCGCTCTCGCATCAAGTGACAAATCGAATCATTCAACGAGCGTTTGCTAAAGGGTTAATGATTTATCCAGCTATTGGAGGGCTGGATGGCATAGCGGGTGATGCTGTACTTATTTCTCCACCACTCATTATCGAACAACATGAAATTGACGAAGTGATCTATTTATTGCGTCAAACCTTGCAAGAAGTGGAAGCAGAATTCACGAAAGAGGGCATTTGGTAG
- a CDS encoding TetR/AcrR family transcriptional regulator has translation MSKKKDLIYESALQAFAQYGYTDTTMDTIAEFAQVAKGTLYYHFKTKEELFYYVNQKGVEMLMESVEAATEDTSKTPQERLLHVLDEHLRFFSNNREFCLLLLSFSSGDLTRDNMVRTLLGNYFSLMEQYLANMQEQGFVKGDMETQTVVSAMFGSIGFVVLRKMFRNEPVYTLETRDTLLILFKGALGLA, from the coding sequence ATGAGTAAAAAGAAGGATTTAATTTATGAGAGTGCCCTGCAAGCTTTTGCCCAATATGGGTATACGGATACAACGATGGATACGATAGCGGAATTTGCTCAGGTAGCAAAGGGGACGTTGTATTATCACTTTAAGACGAAGGAGGAGTTATTCTACTATGTAAATCAAAAGGGAGTGGAAATGCTAATGGAGTCCGTCGAAGCGGCGACGGAAGATACAAGCAAGACGCCGCAGGAACGTCTTTTGCACGTACTAGATGAGCATTTGCGCTTCTTTTCGAATAACAGAGAGTTTTGTCTGTTACTTCTAAGCTTCTCCTCAGGAGATTTGACACGAGATAACATGGTTCGAACGTTATTAGGCAATTATTTTTCTTTAATGGAGCAATATCTGGCTAACATGCAGGAACAAGGATTTGTAAAAGGCGACATGGAAACTCAGACAGTTGTTTCAGCTATGTTTGGGAGCATAGGATTTGTCGTCCTTCGCAAAATGTTCCGTAATGAGCCAGTTTATACGCTAGAGACCAGGGATACATTACTTATCCTATTTAAAGGGGCTCTGGGGCTCGCTTAA
- a CDS encoding CoA transferase subunit A has protein sequence MIMQSTWNKQVSLEEALEHFHDGMTLMVGGFGGVGNPPSLIQGLLDKHIKGLTLISNDTAFPDIGVGRLITERRVNKVIASHIGSNPNAGAQMTAGELEVEFCPQGILAERVRAGGVGLGGILSDIGIGTIAEKDKEKVTVDGKTYLIETPLTAEVAIVYAKKADRFGNLVFDTSARNFNPLVAMSGNITIVEVEEIVEIGQLDPEEIVTPGVFVTYIVQSEGVNWRWAWEK, from the coding sequence ATGATTATGCAATCAACATGGAATAAACAAGTTTCATTAGAGGAAGCGCTAGAGCATTTTCATGATGGGATGACACTGATGGTTGGAGGGTTTGGTGGGGTGGGTAACCCTCCTAGCCTGATACAGGGATTGCTGGACAAACATATTAAAGGGTTAACGTTGATTAGTAACGATACAGCTTTTCCTGACATTGGAGTCGGAAGATTGATTACAGAGCGACGGGTGAACAAGGTAATTGCTTCTCATATTGGTTCCAATCCGAACGCAGGTGCTCAAATGACGGCAGGAGAGCTGGAAGTGGAATTTTGCCCACAAGGTATCTTAGCAGAGAGAGTTCGAGCAGGTGGAGTAGGTCTGGGTGGTATTTTATCTGATATCGGAATTGGTACTATCGCCGAAAAAGACAAAGAGAAAGTGACTGTTGATGGGAAGACGTATTTGATAGAGACACCATTAACTGCTGAAGTAGCTATCGTCTATGCAAAAAAGGCAGATCGATTTGGCAATCTCGTTTTTGATACGAGTGCACGTAACTTTAATCCTTTGGTGGCAATGTCTGGAAATATAACAATCGTGGAAGTAGAGGAAATTGTTGAGATTGGACAGCTTGACCCTGAAGAAATCGTGACACCTGGAGTGTTCGTAACCTATATCGTGCAAAGTGAAGGGGTGAATTGGCGATGGGCATGGGAGAAGTAG
- the ablB gene encoding putative beta-lysine N-acetyltransferase yields the protein MTMGPTANHNSQIIVDIHNRRIKVMEYDSNQIDEIVKTCKQQADELGMTKLIVYARHDDLSTWSTHGFKREGILKGCIQGQNAHMLSYFVTTERGTPKNKLLADEIMQISLAKQADSVLKELPVNCVVRWANLQDAEELAKLYQVVFETYPTPMHDPDYVRKTMQADTHYAVVEAEGQIACAASAEVTPDWRSAEMTDCATRPDWLGKGLLQHLFVTLEQHMQERGIYYLYTLTRAHSAAMNVTAAKMGYRYTGRLINNCIISTGFEDMNIWVKPLRVVRD from the coding sequence ATGACTATGGGACCTACAGCAAATCATAATTCACAAATAATTGTGGATATACATAACCGACGTATCAAAGTAATGGAGTATGACTCTAATCAAATTGACGAGATTGTAAAGACGTGTAAACAACAAGCTGATGAACTAGGCATGACAAAGCTAATCGTTTACGCCAGACATGATGATCTGTCAACCTGGAGTACACACGGATTTAAACGTGAAGGTATTTTGAAAGGGTGCATACAAGGTCAGAACGCACATATGCTAAGTTATTTCGTAACAACAGAACGAGGAACTCCTAAAAATAAGCTCCTAGCGGATGAGATTATGCAAATCAGCTTGGCAAAACAAGCAGACAGCGTCTTAAAAGAATTACCAGTTAACTGCGTCGTTCGTTGGGCTAACTTGCAGGATGCAGAAGAACTGGCTAAACTGTATCAAGTTGTTTTTGAGACCTACCCTACCCCAATGCATGATCCTGATTATGTACGGAAAACGATGCAAGCAGATACACATTATGCCGTTGTGGAAGCAGAGGGGCAGATTGCTTGCGCCGCTTCTGCTGAGGTTACCCCTGATTGGAGATCAGCTGAAATGACGGATTGTGCCACCCGTCCCGATTGGTTAGGTAAGGGATTGCTTCAGCACCTGTTTGTGACATTGGAACAGCATATGCAGGAGAGAGGTATTTACTATCTCTATACGCTGACACGTGCTCACTCTGCTGCTATGAACGTGACTGCCGCTAAAATGGGCTATCGGTACACGGGAAGGTTGATTAATAACTGTATCATTTCAACTGGATTTGAAGATATGAATATATGGGTGAAGCCGTTACGTGTTGTTCGGGACTAA
- a CDS encoding glycerophosphodiester phosphodiesterase produces MHTLIYAHRGASGMYPENTFPAFHAAYIQGSDGMEIDVQVTADQQLIVMHDTNVEHTTDGVGEVRHLTYQQIHRLNAAAKSRKHFPPTKVPELSDVLLFVKTTGLRLIIELKNFIVPQPHLEEHVIRLIHDLHLHNQVVLSSFNYHSLLRVKELDRHIRTGMLYFGQLHNPWEIAKQFRADELHAPEEQVNKALLQATRQHHLSLLAWTVNTPERMRYLFSLQIDGIITNYPELARKYLSKK; encoded by the coding sequence ATGCATACCCTTATTTATGCTCACAGGGGTGCCTCTGGCATGTATCCCGAAAATACATTTCCAGCTTTTCATGCTGCTTATATACAAGGCTCGGATGGCATGGAAATCGACGTTCAAGTGACCGCAGACCAACAGCTTATCGTCATGCACGATACCAATGTAGAACACACAACAGATGGAGTAGGCGAAGTGCGCCATCTCACCTATCAACAGATTCACCGCCTAAACGCTGCTGCCAAAAGTAGAAAGCATTTTCCTCCAACAAAAGTTCCAGAGCTATCGGATGTCTTACTATTTGTCAAAACAACTGGACTACGACTTATCATTGAACTAAAGAACTTTATCGTCCCTCAGCCTCACTTAGAAGAACATGTAATTCGCCTCATCCATGATCTTCATTTACATAATCAGGTAGTGCTTTCCTCTTTTAATTATCACAGCCTGTTGCGTGTAAAAGAATTGGACCGACATATTCGCACAGGAATGCTTTATTTCGGTCAGCTACACAACCCTTGGGAGATTGCCAAACAATTTCGCGCAGACGAACTACACGCCCCTGAAGAGCAGGTCAATAAGGCACTTCTGCAAGCTACACGTCAACACCATCTCTCTTTGCTTGCTTGGACAGTAAATACTCCTGAACGCATGCGATATCTCTTTTCGTTACAAATTGATGGCATTATTACAAATTATCCTGAATTAGCACGAAAATATTTGAGTAAGAAGTAA
- a CDS encoding TIGR01212 family radical SAM protein encodes MSTDDIQNSCHPLLWGDKRYHTWNYHLRSMFQHKVFKVPLDGGFSCPNRDGNVAVGGCTFCSARGSGDFAGDRRMTLEKQFHDVKGRMHEKWPTAKYLGFFQAFSNTYAPVDELRDMYETILRQDDVVGLSIATRPDCLEDDVVEYLAELNERTYLWVELGLQTVHERTQLLINRAHDYQCYLDGLEKLRKHNIRVCSHIIYGLPGENAEDMMETAQAVAHLDVQGIKIHLLHLLKKTPMVKQYNAGLLEFLTQEEYTKLVVDTLEILPPEMIVHRITGDGPPDILIGPMWSRKKWEVLNGIEAEMKRRDTWQGKFFDPNWIPHPNLGK; translated from the coding sequence ATGTCAACGGACGATATACAAAATAGCTGTCATCCTCTGCTATGGGGTGACAAGCGTTATCATACATGGAACTATCATTTGCGTAGTATGTTTCAGCACAAGGTATTTAAGGTGCCACTAGATGGGGGATTCTCATGTCCAAATCGAGATGGTAATGTCGCAGTAGGTGGTTGTACGTTTTGTAGTGCACGTGGATCTGGTGATTTTGCAGGGGATCGTCGCATGACGCTAGAGAAGCAATTTCATGATGTCAAAGGGCGTATGCATGAAAAATGGCCGACCGCAAAATACCTAGGTTTTTTTCAAGCATTTAGTAACACATATGCACCTGTGGATGAGCTACGTGATATGTACGAAACGATTTTACGACAAGACGATGTTGTGGGGCTCTCTATAGCAACAAGACCTGACTGTTTAGAAGATGATGTGGTTGAATATTTGGCGGAACTAAACGAACGCACCTATCTGTGGGTAGAGCTGGGTTTGCAAACGGTACATGAACGTACCCAACTATTGATTAATCGGGCGCATGATTATCAATGCTATCTCGATGGTTTGGAAAAGCTACGCAAACATAATATTCGTGTCTGTTCTCACATTATTTACGGATTACCAGGAGAGAATGCTGAGGATATGATGGAGACTGCGCAAGCCGTTGCCCACTTAGATGTACAAGGAATCAAAATTCATTTGTTACATCTGTTAAAGAAAACGCCGATGGTGAAGCAATATAATGCCGGGCTGCTGGAATTTTTGACGCAAGAGGAGTATACGAAATTAGTGGTCGACACCTTAGAAATCCTACCTCCTGAAATGATTGTGCATCGTATTACTGGCGATGGTCCTCCTGACATTTTGATTGGACCGATGTGGAGTCGTAAAAAATGGGAAGTGCTTAATGGGATTGAGGCGGAGATGAAGCGCCGCGATACATGGCAAGGTAAGTTCTTTGATCCAAATTGGATACCACACCCAAATCTTGGGAAATAA